A window of Quercus robur chromosome 12, dhQueRobu3.1, whole genome shotgun sequence genomic DNA:
TTTACCAtgaccaaaacaaacaaaaaaaacaaaaactagggGAATAAAAATGATGCATGCATGCAAAGTagtaaaattctaaaatattcaaaCCCCAAACCAAACGTTCCCTTTCTGTCCACCCTTCAATCTATTGACCTCTGAATCCTCTCTTGTTAATGACCATCATCAACGAAGTCCATTTGTTGCAGCTTCATTTGTTGATAGAACTGAGCAATGAACTCCTCAGCCTTTGCATCAATCATCTCGTCTCcaccatcttcatcttcatcatcctcatcattaTCCTTGTTTAGCTCCTGGAGGTTAACCGCGGAGGCATAGCGGCTCATACCATCTTCAGAACTCGAAGAAGAGCTTGCCCCAGATTGATACGTGGGTGAATGTAAATCCTCAAAGTATTCGACCATTGGCGACGTGACAATAGGTTTAGGGGCTTCAACAATGGAGGGTGGTGGAGATGATTGATCGCTTTGAAGATGCAAGGGACGCATAGACGCCACGAGACCCTTCCACGAGTCCTTAGACGGCGCCACATCCACAGGAAGGGGTTTCAGTTTATTGGACTTGCGGCTTCGGATCATAAACAATGCTACTTTAACAAGGTGCATTGGACCACGCTTCTTTTTCTCATAGACAGAAACCTGCTTGGTCTTGATGTTGATTTCAGGGTTAGGGTCTATGTTGATGATGAAGTTTGATGCTTTTTGTTCCATTAGGAAAAGGGTGCAGAGAAATGGGATTCTGTTTGTTGTGAAGGAATTGTTAGTTGCTCTAACCCTGCGCAGAGCAGGGGTAGATGGAAGAGAGACTAGCTTGGTGGGAAATTCAGGAGCAGGCGGCGGCTATATATATACCAAGACAATATATAGGATGCTAGGTATATACcctaatataaatttaataggAGTTGTTATATATAGGAATGGTTTATATGAGGTTTGCTTCTTCAGAGGGTTCACAACAACGTGTAAGAGTTTGTGTAACTTTATTTTTAGTGGTTTAAGTATTGCGTTTAAAAATAAGTTAGTGTAtccctcaaaagaaaaagagctaACTGTATAAGTATAAGCTGTAAAAGTGGAGTTCTAAAAACTGGaataaataaaaccttaaaaaagaatatttaacaTTACAGATCGACAGTGTGACAAATTTATGTAGATGtagtggttgtaaaaactgacAAACTGTGTAATGAGTTTGTAGGTATTCATTCTAGTTGAAGTGACTCAGTCAattggcatatatatatatatatatatatatatatataatggcaTAAGCATTAGggtaattatgttttttatttatttataagagaTAGAATCATGTTTTGTATTTTCAGTAGAATTATAAAGGGTATAACATGTGCCCACAATCTTCTGCAAAGTCGATCCActaatatatcatatatgtctATAGAAGGTCAAATGGGCAATGATGTAATCGTGAAATGAAATTGAAGAAACCATGCTAAAACATAATTTGCTAATATCTTTAAGATTCATAAATGTAGAAAGGTATATGGTAAAATCATTAATATTAATGATCATCAAGCTAACTCACAAGCAATGCATTCTAACTAGGAGAACtcaaactttgtttcttttttctttctttttttttttttttttttttttttctttttttgaaactaGGCCTCAACCTAATCAATGTGCATTAGGAAGTATATAAAAGAgttaattagaatttagaagaaaatgggCAACGCAGCATAGACATggtagtaaaataaattaattaataataaaaaatggttgTGGCATGGTTTGACAACGCAGAAATTGGCGTGAGGGCGGTGTTTCAGGCTAAGAAATCGGTTGTAGAAAAAGGACAAAGCTTTTGCTTTACTCATTCCTACGCCGTAGGTTTCTGATTTATTTTGAACTGGTCCtatctgtctctctctcactacctaatatttttgccaaacagttttccattttgatttttagaatactaaaaaaaatttgcataagATATGAGACTCAATGCAATGACCCTAAAACATGCGTCCATGCAGTCTGCGTGACCATGTTAGTACAGTACATCTTCATCACATTTGTTACAGTGGGGTCCGCCACCAATTGACATCTACTTCATTTGGACGTATATAATTGGTGATGGGTCCCATATCTTCGTTTAATCATTGATTATGATCGGTACGTACTCGCGTACACGCATAATCTTCGAGCTGCTTCTTTGGTTTCTATAAGGAATTCGTCTAAGAATATGAATTCCTacttataatttaaaaagataTTGTAGTGTATTTTCGGTTAATTAAGTAAAAGAGTTTTGTGGTTTACTATCATTACTTGTGTTGCTCAATGTTCATTTGAAAAGATCttgtttttttaactttataaaAAGCTATAACTTGAAATAAAATGGGGTTTAAAAAATCATGctttgaagaaaagaaatatgatTTCGCTAAGAGTTTTATAACTTAACTGGTTGACATTTTATGGTATTTTTAATAGAGACATTCATAATTCAAATCCTCTCATCCTAAACTATCaagttaattataatttttttttttaagtttcaaaacatgatCTTCAATTCTgataacataataaattttcaattgttcCAAAAACTTAGACTATCAAGAAATTctgaatttattcatttaacTATAATTCTAACAACTATATATGATTATTCTTTACTATCACATCAtgacaatgatttttttttaaaaaaattgttctgGACAAGATTTGATGTAGGTTCATTATTCTTTTACAAGAAACCTTACTAATTGAACATATTTGAAGAAACACAAAGCACAGATATTGTTGTACGTCTCTAATAACTAGTTTGAGATACCAaataattctttaaattttaaaaagaaacttaCGTGAAAAAAAAGTTGGAAATTGTTGATTGGAAGGTTTTAATTACCTCCTTAATTCAGTTAATTGTTGTCTGGGGCAAGTGTGCATCATTGATTTTCCAGCATTGGAGAATTCTCCAGTTTTACATATACATGAAATTGATTGAGTATAGAGGTGAGAATTTATGGAAATTAAGAAATTCTTTTGCACTAACATGTCTTTTAGTAAAGTAGTTTCAGTACCACCACGCACGGACTAACACACAAAGCAAACAAGGGAGCTAGGGTTGCATTCAGgggaggaaaaaataaaaagaaacagtGTAATCATAGCCGATACTTTTAACTGATACTTACAActacatatataaatacaacTATGCACATttataaggacaaaatttaactacaaaattggttgtaaccttaggttacaaacttacttaatttctttttattggaggtaaattttgacaagtctaccattagattacatcttctttttatattcttaatgcttgcaaaatttttagaaaattaaagctagactttttcaaaatatatagtaatgtttattttattgagtaaagttataGTCTAAGTcaacaaccaattttgtaactaaactttgtcctaattATAATCTAGAAGCGGCCCTTAAACCCACAAGGGCCATAACTCACAAGGACAATAAAGGGGTTGGAAAATCCTTCATaatcataatttaatttttttgataaattttttttttttttgataaccataatcataatttaattaaatgaacGATTCAATGATACcgtattaaaattttaaatctctaAAGATTAACCAAATCTCTCCAATATTATTGTCAACTAACCTTAAGCAATaccaaatcaatttttaattttttatagaagaacCGGCCGGCACCaaatcccaaaaattaaaatattataaagttACGAACTAAGTTAGTACTTCCATAACAAAATTCTACAAAATCACATTGTGCTCTTTATAACAAGGTTAATTACGGATGTACTaacttgattttttctttttcttttttgagaagatactTACTTGAtatgtttacaatttttttagcaatattttttccccaaatttcAGAGATTAAAATAAAACGTGATTCAAATTCAgtgataaattatatattttcaccttaattaagtttttttagaagattaattaagttaattataAGAAGGTTAAACGGTCTACATTCTCAATGATCCTATTGGGCAATTCCTATAGAGGGCCTGACTTAAATGTACTctttggtcaaaaaaaaaaaaaaaaatagagttattAATGTGCTTTTCCCtaacaacaaataaaattacaacatcaaaaacaacaagaattAGTCCAAAAACTGTTAGGCAAGGTTATAAATCCTTAATAGTCTGGTTATGGCATGCATTCCTTTGCATCATTTTTATTCTATTCAAAATCATACTTTTGGTAAACTTTTTaattaatgcatttttttttctacttctaCTAATGctattttaggatttttttttttttttttaaattttattccctTGGCTTGACTGAACTCACTCTTTTTTAGTAGTCATGCATTAATCGCTCTCCTTTACACATGATCAAACCATCTtaaataactctttattatctttttacaaaaaaaatttctcgttatgaattatatatatattttttaatgcatttttatTTCAGTCACACTCATTTTATGAACATATTACTTCTTAACAGTCAAACATTCAGAACTATAAAGCACAGCTTGTCAAATAAAATATGGCCAAAAAAGATAAATATGAGGGggcttaaattttaaatgatatggGAGACTTAGAAAACAATCATTGTAACACATTACAGCTGTAGAAATACAAGTTAGTTCCACTTCCACAAATCTCTGTCTAACAATGACATGAATGTGGGATTGCTTAACGGAACATTTGGAAGCATCTACATCAAAGAACCATAAAGTCATAAACTTTAAATCAATAAAGTCATAAACCTTAAATCAAGTGTCGTATTGAAGATGTGCATTGGTGACCAAAATAATCTATTGGTTTAAATCAGAGTaatatatagaacaaaaatattttttctatgcTATTTTCAAGCAGggatttatttttatcacacaTTATAAACCATTTGATAATTTTGGTTCAGTACATTCGTCCCAATAAATACCTATGGAGTTGCTTAATCATGACAACGAAATTTGCATTATTCTAATATGTGTTTTGGCTATTTGTGAGacttgaattctttttttctttttctttttctttttcttttttgtggtaAATAGAGATCATCTATAAATACATAGAAGAAGTTATAAAATCTATTACttattagaatatatatatatatatatatatatatatattttttaataagtaatagaTTTTATGAATTAAGAGTATTAAATAAAAGTATAATAAATTCGTATTGAatctttttatatcttttaagttttttttaaagatatatcttttaattttatatgtatGAATGAAACAAAATTAGACTGAAATTGGAATGACACTTCACATGAAAAATTTGAGTGCATTGAAATTCTAAAGAGACTTGTTATATCAAATCATAGTTCAATTAGCCGAACATTTGTTATAATGTATTTGTTAGAAATGCTAAAATATGCCAACCAATTGAGCTACACGAGAGATTACAAATTACTAGTGTATAATTGATGTATATGTacggtacaattaaaaataatcacaattacgTACATATATGAGTTCAAAGTATACCTAGTGTAAgagttacatttttttaaaccatagatatatacataagttttactctctttttttggatatatacatgatttcacttttttttgttgagtttttgataatttatttatattatactcTTTGtcttttgcataaaattaaatcacttagaacaaaaaaaaaaacttaaatacgACACATGACATAAAATTAGACAATGATTAGCTTTTATAAGTGTTTTTGTGTTACTTCACAAGTGTCACCATAACCATAAGTATAGATATGTTTGACGAGGATTCTAAGCTAATGTTAAATGGATGTACGCATCACCATTAAGTCTTTCTAAAAGATGACCTTGTTGCCAAAACAACACAAATTA
This region includes:
- the LOC126710029 gene encoding uncharacterized protein LOC126710029 translates to MEQKASNFIINIDPNPEINIKTKQVSVYEKKKRGPMHLVKVALFMIRSRKSNKLKPLPVDVAPSKDSWKGLVASMRPLHLQSDQSSPPPSIVEAPKPIVTSPMVEYFEDLHSPTYQSGASSSSSSEDGMSRYASAVNLQELNKDNDEDDEDEDGGDEMIDAKAEEFIAQFYQQMKLQQMDFVDDGH